The Thiorhodovibrio frisius genome segment GAGGAGTCGTCGCGCGCCAATTTTGGTCGCGCTGCATAACATCTCGGTTTGGGTTCCGATGGCCACCACGGCGGGATAGCGCCCGTGGAGATCCGCCGTCCCCTGATAAAGTGCCGCGCTTGGGCTAGGGGCTAGCAGCAGACAGCCAAGCGCAATCAGACGTCGCATGCGTTGGCGCCGGTTTGGCGGGGATTTTTGATACGCCCGCTGAGACTTGGGTGCAGCCCCGGTCCATCCGAGTCGCGGATCGCACAAAGTGCCGCCTTGGGCTGTCGCGCTTGCGACAAGTGTTTGGCTGGCGGTTCTTAACATGCTGAATAAAAGAGTGTTTCCTGTGGTATCGGAATAGGCACGCGGGTTGCTAAGAATAACCAAACGGCTTGTTTAGAGCTCAGGCAATTCGCGTGTCAGGTGCTGTCTTGGGCGGCTGCCGATTCCAACGGGAGGCATCATGGAGTTGAAGGTTGTTGATTCGTCTGGGGTGCGGGAGAAAATCCGTAATCATCCCTGCTTCTCGAAAGATGCGCATCATCATTATGCGCGCATGCACGTAGCCGTGGCGCCAGCCTGTAACATCCAGTGTCACTATTGCAATCGCAAATATGACTGTGCCAACGAATCCCGTCCAGGCGTTGTCTCTGAGCTGCTGACACCTGAGCAGGCGGTCAAGAAGACCCTCGCCGTGGCAGCTGAGATCCCCCAACTCAGCGTCCTTGGCATCGCCGGACCCGGTGACCCTCTGGCCAACCCTGAGCGCACCTTTGCCACCTTCGCGGCCCTGACGGAGAAAGCTCCGGATATTCGGCTGTGTGTCTCGACCAATGGGCTCATGCTGCCCCCGCATGTTGACGAACTTTGCCAGCACAACATCGACCACGTCACCATCACAATCAACTGTGTGGACCCAACAATTGGCGCGCAGATTTACCCCTGGATTTTCTGGGAGCACAGGCGTATTCGCGGTGTCAAAGCCGCTGCCATTCTGATTGAGCAGCAGCTCAAGGGCCTGGAGATGCTGGCCGAACGTGGGGTCCTGGTCAAAATCAATTCGGTGCTCATCCCGGGTGTGAATGATCAGCATCTGGCCGAGGTCAGCCGCATCGTCAAGGACAAGGGCGCTTTCCTGCACAACATCATGCCGCTGATTGCCGAGCCGGAGCACGGCACCTTCTTCGGGCTTATGGGGCAACGCTCGCCGAGCGCTGAGGAACTCAAAGCAGTGCAACAAGCCTGCGCCAATGACATGGAGATCATGAGCCACTGCCGGCAGTGCCGCGCCGATGCCATCGGCATGCTCGGGCAGGATCGCCACGACGAATTCACTCTCGAGCGCATTGAAACGCTGGACATTGATCATGCTGCGGCCATGGAGCGCCGCGCCCGGGTGCGCGCCGAGATCGAAGCCGCTCGCGCTGCCAAGTCACAACAGCCCGCACTGGTGTCGCTTGCGTCACTGACAAGCCCCAAGCCCGCAGCTGAGGCATTGCCGTCGGTGCATGCTGGGCAGGGAAAGTCGGCATTTGCAGGGGCAAGCTTTCGCGTCGCAGTGGCCAGCAGCGATGGCCAGCAGATCGACCAGGCGTTTACCGAGGTCGAGGCCCTGCGTATCTACCAGGTCGATAACGACACTCTGCGCCTGATCGAGACGCGCCCGGTCGCAGTACCTGCGCTATTGCCAGAGTCAGGCCAAGACTTGCCACCAGTAATGGACTCTGGCGAGGGCTCTGCCGCAGCAACAAGAGTTGTTGCGGCGATGGCTCTGGTCAAGGATTGCGATGCCGTGCTCTGCACCCGCATTGGTTTTGGTGCATGGCAGCAATTGGAGCAGGCCAGCATTCGGCCCCTGAGCGTTGAGGCCGGCACAGCCACCAAAGCCGCGCTCAGGCAAGCTCATGCCGACTGGCGCGCCGAAACCGAGGCCAACATCGACGCGACGCCCCGCGCCCTGTCAGCCTGATGATCGCTGGCAGCGAACAGCGATCAATGAACCAGCGTCTTTGCCCTGAAACAGCTGCTTCATCTTCTGGGGTGGCGCCGCACGATAGAAGTCGCGAACAGGTTTTCGGTTTTGGGTCGGGTGACGGCCACGGGGGGGGCGGCGGCCCTTGATCGGATCAGGGACGCCGCCGGGAAGCAGCCTCTCTGGATGTAAATGGGGAAGTATTCACGGCGTTTCCAGTGGCCGTCACCCGGCCCAGAACGAGCGGAGATGTCAAATGCTTTCCGTATATGAAGGTTAGGAGACAGCCCGATGTCCTACCGTATCACCACTGACTGCGTGAACTGCTGGGCCTGCGAGCCCTTGTGCCCGCAACAGGCGGTATTGGCC includes the following:
- the nifB gene encoding nitrogenase cofactor biosynthesis protein NifB, with the translated sequence MELKVVDSSGVREKIRNHPCFSKDAHHHYARMHVAVAPACNIQCHYCNRKYDCANESRPGVVSELLTPEQAVKKTLAVAAEIPQLSVLGIAGPGDPLANPERTFATFAALTEKAPDIRLCVSTNGLMLPPHVDELCQHNIDHVTITINCVDPTIGAQIYPWIFWEHRRIRGVKAAAILIEQQLKGLEMLAERGVLVKINSVLIPGVNDQHLAEVSRIVKDKGAFLHNIMPLIAEPEHGTFFGLMGQRSPSAEELKAVQQACANDMEIMSHCRQCRADAIGMLGQDRHDEFTLERIETLDIDHAAAMERRARVRAEIEAARAAKSQQPALVSLASLTSPKPAAEALPSVHAGQGKSAFAGASFRVAVASSDGQQIDQAFTEVEALRIYQVDNDTLRLIETRPVAVPALLPESGQDLPPVMDSGEGSAAATRVVAAMALVKDCDAVLCTRIGFGAWQQLEQASIRPLSVEAGTATKAALRQAHADWRAETEANIDATPRALSA